The Candidatus Poribacteria bacterium DNA segment TTCACCGTGTTTCGGGCACCATATCTGTGAAGTTTTAGTGTGCCATTGTCTTTTGAACAACTAACGCGAATTCCTCGGGCAACTCGGAATGTAAAGATACCCGGAAAACGTTGTAACCTTTTAAACCGAAAGCCACCTCCCTCGAGCACTGCTGTATCACCAGCACAGTCTTCAAGCCTATACGCAATCTGTGCTAATGTCTCTTGAAGTTCTAACCGTGCTTTGGCTTCGTTTTGCTGGTTAAAGTCATTTTGGAATTTTGGCAAGTATTCCAATCGAGGGAATGGTAGTAACGATTTAGTCAAAAAATTCGATTTCGTCCGATGCCAAACCAACTCTCCCCATGCAGATAACCCAGCATAGGACTCTACTAATTCAAGCAGCGTGTCCGGGATGCCTATAAGTTCCCCAATCGGGTAAAGTTTTCCAGCAGCCATCAACGCAAATTGCATTTGACGGTTCTCAATAACGGTGGTGTCAATCTGAATCGGTAGACGAGGAATCCTAATTAGTTCGCTCGAACCTTCAAAGATATAAACAGTCTCGTCTGCGTAGAATGTCCCGAAGGTCTGCATGTACCCTTGCAAACTTTTGAAACCACCCACAAGGTTGAAAACCACTTGATTTTCGCCATCACGTTGCCATGACACCGTGTTCTCCAACCACTTGATGAGTTCCTTTGTGCCTGCAGCAAAGTTCTCAGTATTTTTCGTGGATAGTTTCGGAGGCGTGAAAATATCTACATTAAAATCCTGAGATTCAAGGAAATCCCTAATGAGTTCGCCCGTTTGCTGCCCTTGTGCTGTGTCGGTACAGATGAGATAGTGTATATCAGAACTACCTTGAGGTAATTGATCCCCATAAATGCCGTAGATACCATTCAATTCGGCACTGATTTGGCGGTTTGTTTG contains these protein-coding regions:
- a CDS encoding putative CRISPR-associated protein; translation: MRFVISTIGTSILTNLIDRGEPDEGTWFGMLRDSANFKQDKLTPETKKVIDTLAERALKKLLQDDVQTNRQISAELNGIYGIYGDQLPQGSSDIHYLICTDTAQGQQTGELIRDFLESQDFNVDIFTPPKLSTKNTENFAAGTKELIKWLENTVSWQRDGENQVVFNLVGGFKSLQGYMQTFGTFYADETVYIFEGSSELIRIPRLPIQIDTTVIENRQMQFALMAAGKLYPIGELIGIPDTLLELVESYAGLSAWGELVWHRTKSNFLTKSLLPFPRLEYLPKFQNDFNQQNEAKARLELQETLAQIAYRLEDCAGDTAVLEGGGFRFKRLQRFPGIFTFRVARGIRVSCSKDNGTLKLHRYGARNTVNNNPN